A stretch of Roseibium porphyridii DNA encodes these proteins:
- a CDS encoding methyl-accepting chemotaxis protein — translation MIGNKKSGSKKAGPSLRLSFVIPALMIVITVAACAAVGVIGYMTGKDGLQKAAEAELGMVITARSALLDAKLDTVEAEIVNLASSVADPISNLGNATMNLDKEKAEILSLFHAPQSPEERAQLTGAEQKTMYAWRHSEAHPAFYNVWKNGGYADVYLIDPAGLILYSVTKGDEFLSKLGEGSAADGTGLEAVFNAAKELEEGKVAATGFEAYGPGGGEGTLFLASPVYMNSFGSVSLNGVAVVRLNTKFLNKVVAGREDLGETGQVYVIDQDGLVLSDMPLAGSQTALTATVDAAPAREAANGAEAADIVIGADGVADLMVARPLSFQGQNWAIVAEKSVEETLSAVTNMRDQMFIWSLGTIAVAAVIALFFSRSITGPLTTLVGALNAIASGDLGAEIKAAKRKDEIGDIGRAVLQIRQNAADENERRAAEEADEAQRQAAQRQEMLASLAGDFEATVGTVVDKVARSASKLRESANNMRSMTDSAGETSTNAAEMSEGTLAEVESIAAASDQLSSSIQEISTLIERSSGVAAEATKRAETTNETVKSLAEAANRIGEVVTLISDIADQTNLLALNATIEAARAGEAGKGFAVVASEVKDLAAQTGKATGEIQQQIDAIRGATDDAVGAIGDIQKTIDDITQSVSEVAAAVTEQSYATQGIAENTQRAAGGTSKVVEDIRNVASLSNDTNMAAQNFTDEAGDMASEAEQLDTEVRSFLDQVRSA, via the coding sequence GTGATCGGCAACAAGAAATCGGGATCGAAGAAGGCCGGGCCTTCTCTTCGTCTTTCCTTTGTTATTCCTGCTTTGATGATCGTGATCACGGTCGCTGCCTGTGCAGCAGTCGGTGTGATTGGTTACATGACAGGCAAAGACGGTTTGCAGAAAGCAGCCGAAGCTGAGCTTGGTATGGTCATCACAGCCAGGTCGGCACTGCTTGACGCAAAGCTGGATACCGTCGAGGCGGAAATTGTCAATCTTGCCTCCAGCGTGGCTGACCCGATCAGCAATCTGGGCAATGCGACCATGAACCTGGACAAGGAAAAGGCAGAAATTCTAAGCCTTTTCCACGCTCCACAGTCACCTGAAGAACGTGCTCAGCTGACAGGTGCCGAACAAAAGACCATGTACGCCTGGCGCCACTCGGAAGCGCATCCGGCCTTTTATAATGTCTGGAAAAACGGCGGATATGCAGATGTCTACCTGATAGATCCTGCGGGCCTAATTCTTTACTCTGTCACCAAAGGGGATGAATTCCTCTCAAAGCTTGGTGAAGGAAGTGCTGCCGACGGAACCGGTCTTGAAGCTGTCTTCAATGCTGCAAAAGAGCTGGAAGAAGGCAAGGTCGCTGCGACAGGGTTTGAAGCTTACGGCCCTGGTGGTGGTGAGGGAACGCTGTTCCTTGCTTCTCCGGTCTATATGAATTCCTTTGGTTCCGTTAGCCTGAATGGTGTGGCTGTTGTCCGTTTGAACACCAAGTTTTTGAACAAGGTCGTTGCGGGACGTGAGGATCTTGGTGAAACAGGCCAAGTTTACGTCATCGATCAAGATGGTCTGGTTCTCAGTGACATGCCACTTGCCGGTTCACAGACCGCTTTGACCGCAACTGTAGATGCTGCTCCGGCACGCGAAGCGGCAAACGGTGCGGAAGCAGCGGATATCGTTATCGGTGCTGATGGTGTTGCAGACCTCATGGTCGCACGCCCGCTCTCCTTCCAAGGACAGAACTGGGCGATTGTTGCTGAAAAGAGCGTTGAAGAGACGCTTTCGGCAGTTACCAACATGCGCGATCAGATGTTTATCTGGTCCTTGGGGACCATTGCGGTTGCCGCTGTCATCGCACTGTTCTTCTCTCGCTCGATCACTGGACCGTTGACCACACTGGTCGGCGCTCTCAATGCAATTGCCTCAGGTGATCTTGGCGCTGAAATCAAGGCAGCGAAACGCAAGGACGAAATTGGCGATATCGGCCGTGCCGTTCTGCAAATCCGCCAGAACGCGGCAGATGAAAATGAGCGCAGGGCTGCAGAAGAGGCCGACGAAGCGCAACGCCAAGCAGCACAACGGCAGGAAATGCTGGCAAGCCTTGCTGGTGATTTCGAAGCGACTGTCGGCACGGTGGTCGACAAGGTCGCGCGGTCTGCATCGAAGCTGCGTGAAAGCGCTAACAACATGCGCAGCATGACAGATAGTGCCGGTGAAACCTCCACCAATGCTGCGGAGATGTCTGAAGGTACGCTTGCCGAAGTGGAATCGATTGCAGCTGCTTCCGATCAGCTTTCCAGTTCGATCCAGGAGATCTCTACGCTGATTGAACGTTCGTCCGGCGTGGCAGCTGAAGCGACAAAGCGGGCGGAAACAACCAACGAGACCGTCAAGTCGCTTGCTGAAGCAGCCAACCGGATCGGTGAAGTGGTCACGCTTATCTCCGACATTGCAGACCAAACCAACCTGCTGGCTCTGAATGCGACCATCGAAGCGGCACGTGCCGGTGAGGCGGGCAAGGGCTTTGCGGTGGTTGCATCCGAAGTCAAGGACCTTGCCGCACAGACAGGCAAGGCGACTGGTGAAATCCAGCAGCAGATCGATGCGATCCGCGGAGCGACGGATGATGCGGTTGGAGCAATCGGTGACATTCAAAAAACGATTGATGATATCACGCAATCGGTCAGTGAAGTTGCCGCTGCGGTGACCGAGCAAAGCTATGCGACGCAGGGCATTGCGGAGAATACGCAACGTGCAGCTGGTGGAACATCCAAGGTGGTTGAGGACATTCGGAACGTTGCCTCACTTTCCAACGACACCAACATGGCCGCTCAGAACTTCACGGATGAAGCTGGAGATATGGCATCGGAGGCTGAGCAGCTGGACACCGAAGTCCGCAGCTTCCTCGATCAGGTCCGCTCTGCCTGA
- a CDS encoding Do family serine endopeptidase, with protein sequence MRLAQTGKTTKLLCLVLTGVLGLWSANAFAQTAQPTPTDLRLVPQSETQIKLSFAPIVKNVAPAVVNVYASRKVVQRQRVSPFFDDPFFRRFFGQPGGGGFDRPRERVESSLGSGVIISQDGTVITNHHVIKDADEVRVALSDRREFDAEIVLLDERTDLAVLKIKGEGPFDHTTFAESDSLEVGDIVLAIGNPFGVGQTVTQGIVSATARTQVGVTDFQFFIQTDAAINPGNSGGALVDMEGKLVGINTAIFSRSGGSNGIGFAIPAHMARFVARAADQGGKVQRPWLGATVQLVNSEIAEALSLDRPRGVLVTAVFDGSPAQDAGLKVSDLVVAIGGKEVTDPNSFGYRFATKMIGDDTEFKIIRDGKEIALPISLVPAPETVPRDTRELVEFSPFEGATVMNLSPAVSTEIGLEGVFEGVVITAVRRGSTANQVGLRPGDVVRGINEQVVESTRMLETVTKTPPRVWRLEIERDGKVSQLILR encoded by the coding sequence ATGCGCCTGGCACAAACCGGTAAAACGACAAAACTGCTGTGCTTAGTTCTGACGGGGGTTTTGGGCCTTTGGTCGGCAAACGCATTTGCCCAGACAGCACAGCCAACACCCACCGACCTCAGGCTGGTTCCTCAAAGCGAAACACAAATAAAGCTGTCCTTCGCGCCGATTGTGAAAAACGTCGCTCCGGCCGTCGTCAACGTCTATGCCAGTCGCAAGGTCGTGCAGCGGCAACGAGTATCGCCGTTTTTTGATGATCCTTTCTTCAGGCGATTTTTCGGCCAGCCAGGAGGCGGTGGCTTTGACCGTCCGCGCGAGCGGGTGGAATCCTCCCTTGGCTCCGGCGTGATCATCAGCCAAGACGGCACCGTCATCACCAATCATCACGTCATCAAGGATGCGGATGAAGTCCGTGTCGCGCTGAGTGACAGGCGTGAATTTGATGCAGAAATCGTTTTGCTGGATGAGCGAACCGATCTTGCCGTATTGAAGATCAAGGGTGAGGGGCCGTTTGATCATACGACTTTTGCAGAGTCCGACAGTCTCGAGGTCGGAGACATTGTGCTTGCCATCGGCAATCCGTTCGGTGTCGGTCAGACTGTGACCCAGGGCATTGTGTCCGCGACGGCCCGGACTCAGGTTGGTGTCACTGATTTCCAGTTTTTCATTCAGACGGACGCCGCGATCAATCCGGGCAATTCCGGCGGAGCTCTCGTGGACATGGAGGGGAAACTCGTCGGGATCAACACGGCGATTTTCTCTCGTTCTGGTGGTTCCAACGGCATTGGTTTTGCCATCCCCGCCCATATGGCGCGGTTTGTAGCGCGGGCGGCTGACCAGGGAGGCAAGGTTCAAAGGCCCTGGCTCGGCGCGACCGTACAGCTGGTCAATTCAGAGATTGCAGAAGCACTGTCACTCGATCGTCCGCGCGGGGTTTTGGTGACCGCCGTTTTCGACGGGTCACCTGCACAGGATGCCGGGCTGAAAGTGAGTGATCTCGTTGTTGCTATCGGCGGCAAGGAAGTAACCGATCCGAACTCCTTCGGCTATCGGTTTGCGACCAAGATGATCGGCGATGACACCGAGTTCAAGATCATCCGTGACGGCAAGGAAATTGCCTTGCCCATTTCCCTGGTGCCGGCCCCGGAGACAGTGCCGCGGGATACGCGAGAGCTTGTTGAGTTTTCACCGTTCGAAGGGGCAACAGTCATGAACCTTTCTCCGGCCGTATCGACAGAAATCGGTCTGGAAGGGGTATTTGAAGGCGTTGTGATCACAGCGGTGCGGCGCGGCAGCACGGCAAATCAGGTGGGCTTGCGTCCCGGCGATGTCGTGCGTGGTATTAATGAGCAGGTTGTCGAAAGCACCAGGATGCTTGAAACGGTGACCAAGACACCTCCGCGTGTCTGGCGGCTTGAGATCGAACGCGATGGCAAGGTGTCCCAGCTTATCTTGAGGTAG
- a CDS encoding replication-associated recombination protein A — translation MSDLFEASGLAQSGPRPLADRMRPAKLADVVGQDHLLGPEGTLSRMLKTRTLGSLIFWGPPGTGKTTIARLLANETDLAFEQISAIFSGVSELKKVFEAARARRMGGRATLLFVDEIHRFNRAQQDSFLPVMEDGTITLVGATTENPSFELNAALLSRSHVMTFQSLSGDAIEKLLLRAEETEERALPLDAEARQVLIRMADGDGRSALTLAEDVWRAADIDEVFDAERLQQIVQRRAPIYDKSADGHYNLISALHKSVRGSDPDASLYWFCRMLDGGEDPMYLARRLIRMAVEDIGLADPNALVQANAARDAYQMLGSPEGELALAQAVIYLATAPKSNGAYVAYKAAMRSAKSSGSLLPPKHILNAPTKLMKEEGYGAGYSYDHDAPDGFSGQDYFPENLGRETYYDPPQRGFERELKKRLEYWDKLRKERS, via the coding sequence TTGAGCGATCTGTTCGAAGCTTCGGGTCTGGCACAGTCCGGCCCTCGGCCTTTGGCCGACAGAATGCGTCCGGCAAAGCTGGCTGATGTTGTTGGCCAGGATCACTTGCTGGGCCCTGAGGGCACATTGTCCAGGATGCTCAAGACGCGCACGCTTGGATCACTGATTTTCTGGGGGCCGCCAGGGACTGGCAAAACCACAATCGCGCGCCTTTTGGCCAATGAGACAGATCTGGCGTTTGAGCAGATCTCAGCCATTTTCTCCGGCGTTTCTGAACTGAAGAAAGTCTTCGAGGCCGCGAGGGCGCGGCGCATGGGCGGACGCGCCACGCTTTTGTTCGTGGACGAGATCCATCGTTTCAATCGTGCCCAACAGGACAGTTTTCTGCCTGTCATGGAAGACGGCACGATCACACTGGTCGGAGCCACCACCGAGAACCCGTCATTTGAATTGAATGCAGCGCTTCTGTCGCGCTCGCATGTCATGACGTTTCAGTCCCTGTCAGGCGATGCAATTGAAAAACTTCTGCTCAGGGCGGAGGAGACTGAAGAACGGGCTCTGCCGCTTGATGCCGAAGCACGGCAAGTGCTTATCCGCATGGCGGATGGTGATGGCCGTTCCGCACTGACCCTTGCTGAAGATGTCTGGCGGGCTGCCGACATAGATGAAGTTTTCGACGCAGAGCGCTTGCAGCAGATCGTGCAACGGCGCGCTCCGATCTATGACAAGAGCGCGGATGGTCACTACAACCTCATCTCGGCGCTCCACAAGTCGGTACGCGGTTCCGATCCGGACGCCTCGCTTTACTGGTTCTGCCGCATGCTCGATGGTGGCGAAGATCCCATGTATCTCGCCCGACGTTTGATCCGCATGGCTGTAGAGGACATCGGTCTTGCAGACCCCAATGCGCTGGTACAGGCGAATGCGGCTCGCGACGCCTATCAGATGCTGGGGTCTCCCGAAGGCGAGCTGGCCCTCGCACAGGCGGTCATTTACCTGGCGACGGCACCTAAGTCGAACGGCGCTTATGTCGCGTACAAAGCTGCAATGCGTTCAGCCAAGTCCAGCGGTTCGCTGCTTCCGCCCAAACACATCCTCAATGCACCCACAAAGCTGATGAAGGAAGAAGGCTACGGAGCAGGGTACAGCTATGACCACGACGCCCCTGACGGGTTTTCCGGCCAGGACTATTTTCCAGAAAACCTGGGTCGTGAGACCTACTACGACCCGCCGCAGCGTGGATTTGAACGTGAGCTCAAAAAGCGGTTGGAGTATTGGGACAAGCTGAGAAAAGAACGTAGCTGA
- a CDS encoding patatin-like protein, producing MKEIELRLALVLYGGVSLAIYMHGVSREVLNLVRASNFRLDRNAGKTAENQPSELSPVQTAFRDLLDLISSVADIRVVVDAIAGASAGGVNGIMLARAIAHDLPLDSHSEMWLQNADVTRLARPQSGLSRYLKLSVSPVLDRLISSRLNKQIESAETREKLRQFMQSRWFSPPFSGERFIGWMLDACRKMENGESTGRSLIPRGQTLDLFVTITDYNGMKRRIHLDDPAFVEEWDHRRILNFHAVHRAPGFVDSQFDTDNIPDIVFAARATSSFPGAFPPATVAEMERVLSRKELAWNNRDSFLAQGLDLRSETFGNHCFVDGSVVMNKPFAPVIDVIQRRPAAREVARRLIYVDPAPVEPQEAGSGPVELPGFFRVILASLAHIPRNEPIGDDLRELEQNNRRSRWLSQLIDAAGPMVEQAVSGLLPKRRKVSAALLAKCRQDATVAAFQQAGFAFLNYQSLKLHALAERIAGLAALLNEDEGARAQEEAMLGLFANHFTDLTKNSKDVLGRTDPEIVGLLRGLDVDYRVRRLRFVIRKLNGFYHYEPDSGLPPPDTAALDRLKGLLYEQIDHLGWRWTRRFFGGRSQSITREFVQDVSVGASTAGDHVATLLDSLIGMMGLADLDRLQDELFAETALELLDKERHATLMRAYIGFAFYDLITFPVLQRNDFSEVTEILVDRISPRDATSLFTQGFDLKGKQLNTFGAFFNRGWREHDYLWGRLNAADRLVSIVLSAAHEGTLPQPQVNQARARIFLAVLEEERGKLTEIPDEIDRIDALVRSIYPDFAHVEEEV from the coding sequence ATGAAGGAAATCGAACTCAGATTGGCGCTTGTGCTCTATGGGGGCGTGTCCCTGGCCATCTATATGCACGGCGTGAGCCGTGAAGTTTTGAACCTGGTACGCGCTTCGAACTTCCGGTTGGATCGCAATGCTGGCAAGACTGCCGAGAACCAACCTTCAGAACTGTCTCCGGTTCAAACCGCATTTCGTGACCTTCTCGATCTAATTTCTTCTGTTGCCGACATCAGAGTTGTTGTTGATGCAATCGCAGGCGCTTCGGCTGGTGGTGTCAACGGTATCATGCTGGCGCGCGCCATCGCCCACGACCTGCCGCTCGACAGCCATAGTGAGATGTGGCTTCAAAATGCTGACGTTACGCGGCTGGCAAGGCCCCAGTCCGGTCTTTCACGCTATCTGAAGCTTTCGGTTTCACCGGTTTTGGACCGTCTCATCTCTTCTAGACTGAACAAACAGATCGAGAGTGCAGAGACACGCGAGAAACTGCGCCAATTCATGCAGTCGCGCTGGTTTTCGCCGCCGTTTTCGGGCGAACGCTTTATCGGCTGGATGCTGGATGCATGCCGAAAAATGGAAAACGGGGAAAGCACTGGCCGGTCGCTGATACCACGCGGGCAAACACTCGACCTATTCGTCACCATTACAGATTACAACGGCATGAAGCGCCGGATCCATCTGGATGACCCCGCTTTTGTGGAAGAGTGGGATCATCGCCGAATCTTAAACTTTCATGCAGTTCACCGGGCACCAGGTTTTGTCGACAGTCAATTCGACACAGATAACATCCCGGACATTGTCTTTGCTGCACGCGCAACCTCTTCTTTCCCGGGAGCCTTTCCTCCGGCGACAGTTGCGGAGATGGAAAGGGTGCTTTCAAGGAAGGAGCTGGCCTGGAACAATCGAGATTCGTTTCTGGCCCAGGGCCTCGATCTTAGATCCGAAACTTTCGGCAATCACTGCTTCGTCGACGGCAGTGTTGTCATGAACAAGCCGTTTGCTCCCGTGATTGACGTTATTCAGAGACGGCCGGCCGCGCGCGAAGTTGCTCGGCGTTTGATTTATGTCGATCCAGCACCGGTGGAACCGCAAGAAGCGGGCAGCGGTCCTGTCGAGTTGCCGGGATTTTTTCGGGTTATTCTGGCATCGCTTGCGCATATTCCTCGAAATGAGCCGATTGGCGATGACCTGCGTGAACTGGAACAGAACAACAGGCGAAGCCGGTGGCTATCACAGCTGATCGATGCAGCGGGACCCATGGTGGAGCAGGCGGTTTCGGGACTGCTGCCAAAGCGGCGCAAGGTGAGCGCTGCGTTGCTGGCCAAGTGCCGCCAGGATGCGACAGTAGCTGCCTTCCAGCAGGCAGGCTTTGCTTTCCTGAACTATCAGTCGCTGAAACTTCATGCTCTTGCCGAGCGGATTGCCGGTCTTGCAGCGCTGTTGAATGAAGACGAGGGCGCACGGGCGCAGGAAGAGGCCATGCTGGGCCTGTTTGCAAACCACTTCACGGATCTCACGAAAAACAGCAAGGATGTACTTGGCCGCACCGACCCGGAGATTGTTGGACTGCTGCGTGGTCTTGACGTTGATTATCGGGTGAGGCGGTTGCGTTTCGTCATTCGCAAGCTCAACGGGTTTTACCACTATGAGCCCGACAGCGGGTTGCCGCCGCCAGATACAGCCGCGCTCGATCGCCTGAAAGGTTTGCTGTACGAGCAAATCGACCATTTGGGCTGGCGCTGGACCCGTCGATTTTTTGGTGGCAGAAGCCAGTCAATAACGCGGGAATTCGTTCAGGATGTTTCAGTTGGTGCATCCACTGCGGGCGATCATGTCGCAACTCTCCTGGACAGCCTGATCGGCATGATGGGACTTGCTGATCTCGACCGGTTACAGGACGAATTGTTTGCTGAAACGGCACTTGAGCTGCTCGACAAGGAACGGCATGCGACCCTGATGCGAGCCTATATTGGCTTTGCGTTTTATGACCTCATTACATTTCCAGTCCTGCAAAGAAACGATTTTTCCGAAGTCACTGAGATATTGGTCGACCGGATCAGCCCACGGGACGCGACAAGCCTTTTCACGCAAGGGTTTGACCTGAAAGGCAAGCAACTCAATACCTTTGGTGCCTTCTTCAATAGAGGCTGGCGGGAACATGATTATCTGTGGGGGCGCTTGAACGCCGCCGACAGGCTGGTGAGCATTGTCTTGTCCGCTGCTCATGAGGGCACTTTGCCGCAGCCGCAGGTCAATCAGGCTCGCGCGCGTATCTTTTTGGCCGTTTTGGAAGAAGAGCGCGGAAAACTCACTGAAATACCTGATGAAATTGACCGTATCGACGCTTTGGTCAGATCCATTTATCCCGACTTTGCGCATGTTGAAGAGGAAGTCTAG
- a CDS encoding sterol desaturase family protein: protein MSFVTDTFGTGIGALVAMFAGLYLASLVVLFATGLTMTALNSRHPDRKIQKRQPTHDAIRDIKSSTVQLLITSCCLSIGLYFQMRGWTLFAPVALSWWSVPLFFVLSLMLHDTWFYWGHRILHTKLFYRFHKPHHMTVTPTVWSNDAGSSVDTLFAHSYYALVLLVVPMPPLVFLGHRLFDQVSAAIGHCGYEHFASPSARKPWPLLCTLYHDQHHQYFVYNYANYFSFWDRMCGTIHPTYDERVEGFEALYAGKQDQSQ from the coding sequence ATGAGCTTCGTAACAGACACGTTTGGAACTGGGATTGGCGCGCTGGTGGCGATGTTTGCCGGATTGTATCTGGCGAGCCTTGTTGTGCTGTTCGCGACCGGTCTTACCATGACGGCGCTCAACAGCAGGCATCCCGACCGCAAGATTCAAAAACGTCAGCCGACCCATGATGCGATCCGCGATATCAAGTCGTCGACAGTCCAGCTTCTGATAACCAGTTGCTGTCTTTCCATCGGTCTTTATTTCCAGATGCGCGGATGGACGCTTTTTGCTCCGGTGGCCCTGTCCTGGTGGTCTGTACCGTTGTTCTTTGTACTTTCTCTGATGCTGCACGACACCTGGTTCTACTGGGGCCATCGGATCCTTCATACAAAGCTCTTCTATCGGTTCCACAAGCCGCACCACATGACCGTGACGCCTACGGTCTGGTCAAATGACGCAGGTTCCAGCGTCGACACGCTTTTTGCCCATTCCTACTATGCACTGGTGCTTCTCGTCGTGCCGATGCCACCGCTTGTCTTCCTGGGCCATCGGTTGTTCGATCAGGTGTCTGCCGCTATTGGCCATTGCGGATATGAGCATTTCGCAAGCCCGAGCGCCCGCAAACCCTGGCCGCTGCTATGCACGCTCTATCACGATCAGCATCATCAGTATTTTGTCTACAATTACGCTAACTACTTCTCGTTCTGGGATCGGATGTGTGGAACTATTCATCCGACCTACGATGAGCGTGTTGAGGGGTTCGAGGCGCTTTATGCCGGCAAGCAGGATCAATCCCAATGA
- a CDS encoding sterol desaturase family protein, with product MTLLLEYITVFAVIYAVMVAVYFATGFALMAINARYPDRRIQKHRDGLKRQAEEIRSSMKALATSSVLMSAGYFAQTQGWTLFEPLALSWWSFPLMFAVCFVLFDAWFYWGHRLLHVPALYKFHVPHHRSIAPTAWSNDSSTFVDTLIEHFFYFIVWFVLPVPALSVFALRLFDQISGMVGHSGFEYFASKSSRYPSPLICTTFHDLHHSQFHYNYGNFFSFWDRVCGTVHPKYDELVRSMEETGEIPDTEETKVKATG from the coding sequence ATGACGCTCCTGCTTGAGTACATCACCGTTTTTGCAGTCATCTACGCGGTTATGGTGGCTGTCTACTTTGCGACTGGTTTCGCCTTAATGGCGATCAACGCCCGTTACCCCGATAGACGAATTCAAAAACACCGCGACGGATTGAAACGCCAGGCAGAAGAAATTCGCTCCTCGATGAAGGCGCTTGCAACGTCCTCTGTCTTGATGTCTGCCGGATACTTTGCCCAGACACAGGGTTGGACCCTGTTTGAGCCCCTGGCGCTTTCCTGGTGGTCGTTCCCGCTGATGTTTGCCGTCTGTTTCGTGCTGTTCGATGCCTGGTTTTACTGGGGGCACAGGCTGTTGCATGTTCCTGCGCTCTATAAATTCCACGTCCCACACCATCGCTCGATAGCCCCAACAGCCTGGAGCAATGATAGCTCCACATTCGTGGACACGCTCATTGAGCATTTCTTCTATTTCATTGTGTGGTTCGTGCTGCCGGTTCCGGCACTGAGTGTTTTTGCGCTGCGCCTTTTCGACCAGATTTCGGGCATGGTCGGACATTCCGGGTTCGAGTATTTTGCGTCCAAGTCATCGCGCTACCCGTCACCACTGATTTGTACGACCTTCCATGATCTGCATCATTCGCAGTTTCACTATAACTACGGTAACTTCTTCTCATTCTGGGATCGCGTGTGTGGAACAGTTCATCCGAAATACGATGAACTTGTGCGCTCGATGGAAGAAACCGGAGAGATCCCGGATACTGAAGAAACCAAAGTCAAGGCAACCGGGTAA
- a CDS encoding sterol desaturase family protein encodes MLDQALTVLLEFLPIYAACYAINVFLYFATGWVLVQIQNRHPERRIQQNRRGEKRMWKEIRASVSSLTVTAGCLAGGIFLSMKGWTLVAPLELTWWSAILMFVVSIIAFDTWFYWGHRLMHTKWLYRFHAEHHRSVAPTVWSTYSDDLVDAFVMQSYYLWAVIFLPIPIPVLIVHRLWDHFNGTIGHSGFEFWASPMSRMPSPMVCVTFHDQHHSRFKYNFANFFSFWDRVCGTIDPKYDDQVKIFERLGQEGEQKPVTPGE; translated from the coding sequence ATGCTCGATCAAGCGTTGACAGTTTTGCTTGAATTTCTGCCGATCTACGCGGCTTGTTATGCCATCAATGTGTTTTTGTATTTCGCCACTGGCTGGGTACTGGTTCAAATCCAGAACCGTCACCCGGAGCGCCGGATTCAACAGAACCGGCGCGGTGAGAAACGCATGTGGAAGGAAATTCGCGCCAGCGTCTCTTCTCTGACCGTGACTGCTGGGTGCCTTGCCGGCGGAATTTTCCTGTCAATGAAAGGCTGGACGCTGGTCGCTCCGCTGGAGCTGACCTGGTGGTCCGCTATCTTGATGTTCGTCGTCTCCATTATCGCCTTTGACACCTGGTTCTATTGGGGCCACAGGCTGATGCATACCAAGTGGCTCTACCGTTTCCACGCCGAACATCACCGTTCGGTCGCCCCGACAGTCTGGAGCACCTATTCCGATGACCTGGTCGATGCCTTCGTCATGCAGAGTTACTATTTGTGGGCTGTCATCTTTCTGCCGATCCCGATACCTGTTCTGATCGTTCACAGGCTTTGGGATCACTTCAACGGTACGATCGGCCACTCGGGTTTCGAGTTTTGGGCATCACCCATGTCCCGCATGCCATCGCCGATGGTTTGCGTCACCTTCCACGATCAGCATCATTCTCGCTTCAAATACAATTTCGCCAATTTCTTTTCTTTCTGGGACCGGGTCTGCGGAACCATCGACCCCAAATATGATGATCAGGTCAAGATTTTTGAAAGGCTTGGGCAGGAAGGCGAGCAAAAACCGGTGACCCCGGGCGAATAG
- the crcB gene encoding fluoride efflux transporter CrcB translates to MKHLLLVMLGGGLGAGGRHLVSLLTLRLFGPGFPVGTLTVNVVGSLAMGLLIGWLVKHDTANIQTLRYFFATGVLGGFTTFSAFSLDTSVLWERGDTLLALVYILGSVVLSIGAVFAGLMFMRQFGS, encoded by the coding sequence TTGAAACATCTTCTTCTGGTTATGCTCGGCGGCGGACTTGGGGCGGGAGGACGCCACCTCGTGTCGCTCCTGACGCTGCGTCTCTTCGGACCGGGTTTTCCTGTCGGCACCCTGACCGTAAATGTTGTCGGATCGCTGGCAATGGGGCTCCTCATTGGATGGTTGGTCAAGCACGATACCGCCAATATCCAAACGCTTCGGTATTTCTTCGCAACAGGCGTTCTTGGCGGCTTTACAACGTTTTCTGCCTTTTCCCTTGATACCTCAGTCCTTTGGGAACGGGGAGACACCCTCCTGGCACTTGTCTACATCCTCGGCTCTGTTGTCCTTTCCATTGGTGCAGTCTTCGCCGGTCTGATGTTCATGCGCCAATTTGGATCCTAA